Proteins encoded within one genomic window of Bacillus sp. 1NLA3E:
- a CDS encoding helix-turn-helix domain-containing protein produces MEAEKWGRRIRAFRKLKGFTQESFAKKVGVSVSVLGEMERGNRFPTQEFLELVAAILQIDVEELTPPDEQE; encoded by the coding sequence ATGGAAGCAGAAAAATGGGGAAGACGTATTCGCGCTTTTCGAAAGCTAAAAGGATTCACACAAGAATCTTTTGCTAAAAAAGTAGGCGTATCGGTTTCAGTTTTGGGAGAAATGGAACGTGGTAATCGATTTCCAACACAGGAGTTTTTAGAGTTAGTTGCCGCCATTCTACAAATAGACGTAGAAGAGCTAACACCACCAGATGAACAAGAATAA
- a CDS encoding CtsR family transcriptional regulator has product MRNISDIIEDYLKTVLELSEKEIVEIKRNEIADKFQCVPSQINYVINTRFTVERGYLVESKRGGGGYIRIIKVQTHDLVHLIDHLISLINSHVSQSSAEDVIYRLVEEEIITNREAKIMLSVIDRSVLYIDLPYRDELRARMLVAMLTTLKYK; this is encoded by the coding sequence ATGAGGAATATCTCAGACATAATTGAAGATTATTTAAAGACGGTGTTGGAGCTGAGTGAAAAAGAAATTGTTGAGATTAAAAGAAACGAAATCGCTGACAAATTTCAATGTGTACCCTCCCAAATAAACTATGTCATAAATACACGATTTACAGTTGAGAGAGGCTACTTAGTCGAAAGTAAACGAGGCGGTGGCGGATATATTCGGATTATTAAAGTACAAACACATGATTTGGTTCATTTAATTGATCATTTAATTTCTCTAATAAATAGCCACGTTTCACAAAGTAGCGCAGAAGATGTTATCTATCGCCTAGTTGAAGAAGAGATCATCACAAACCGTGAAGCTAAAATCATGTTGAGTGTAATCGATCGTTCTGTTCTTTATATTGATCTCCCATATCGAGATGAATTACGGGCAAGAATGTTAGTCGCAATGTTAACCACTCTTAAATATAAATAA
- the folB gene encoding dihydroneopterin aldolase, which yields MDKIELYRMDFFGYHGVLPEENRLGQRFMVDLTVFVDLKRAGESDNLNDSINYAELFSICKDVVEGEPLKLIEAVAEKIATNVLKTYEMVSECTVKVIKPNPPIPGHYQHVAVEIKRSR from the coding sequence GTGGATAAAATTGAACTATATAGAATGGATTTTTTTGGATATCACGGTGTTCTACCTGAAGAAAACCGACTAGGACAGCGGTTCATGGTTGACTTAACCGTTTTCGTCGATTTAAAAAGAGCTGGAGAAAGTGATAATCTAAATGATTCTATTAACTATGCAGAACTTTTTTCTATCTGTAAAGATGTAGTAGAAGGTGAACCTTTAAAATTAATTGAGGCAGTAGCTGAAAAAATAGCGACGAACGTCCTTAAAACATATGAAATGGTTTCAGAGTGTACCGTAAAGGTTATAAAACCGAACCCGCCTATTCCAGGACATTACCAACATGTTGCCGTGGAAATCAAAAGGAGTCGATAA
- the lysS gene encoding lysine--tRNA ligase — protein sequence MSQEELNDQLVVRREKMNTMRENGLDPFGKRFERTHFTKELIEQYGEAENEELETNNISVTLAGRIMTKRGKGKAGFAHIQDLTGQIQVYVRQDAVGEEQYKVFTSADLGDIVGVVGTVFRTKMGEFSVKVTNFVFLTKALRPLPDKFHGLKDIEQRYRQRYLDLIMSQESKSTFITRSRIIQSMRRYLDDHGYLEVETPMMHAIAGGASARPFITHHNALDMPLFMRIAIELHLKRLIVGGLEKVYEIGRVFRNEGVSTRHNPEFTMIELYEAYADYRDIMSLTENLIAHIAQEVLGTTTVQYGEYEVDLKPEWKRLHMVDAIKEFTGADFWQEMSVEEARELAKEHGVEINNNMLYGHIVNEFFEQKIEDKLIQPTFIYGHPVEISPLAKKNDEDPRFTDRFELFIVAREHANAFTELNDPIDQRERFEAQLKEREQGNDEAHLMDEDFVEALEYGMPPTGGLGIGIDRVVMLLTNSPSIRDVLLFPLMRHR from the coding sequence ATGAGTCAGGAAGAATTAAATGACCAATTGGTGGTCAGACGGGAAAAAATGAATACAATGCGGGAAAATGGTTTAGATCCATTTGGAAAGCGTTTTGAGCGGACTCATTTTACAAAGGAATTAATCGAACAATATGGGGAAGCGGAAAATGAAGAACTCGAAACAAACAATATTTCCGTAACACTAGCTGGTCGAATTATGACAAAGCGAGGTAAAGGAAAAGCAGGTTTTGCTCACATCCAAGACCTAACAGGGCAAATTCAAGTTTACGTAAGGCAAGATGCAGTGGGGGAGGAACAATATAAAGTTTTCACTTCTGCTGACTTAGGGGACATCGTTGGGGTAGTTGGAACAGTGTTTAGAACAAAAATGGGAGAATTTTCGGTAAAAGTAACTAACTTTGTATTTTTAACAAAAGCACTCCGCCCATTACCAGATAAATTTCATGGTCTGAAAGATATTGAGCAACGATATCGCCAACGTTACTTAGATTTAATTATGAGCCAAGAAAGTAAATCGACATTTATTACACGCAGCCGCATTATTCAGTCGATGCGTCGTTATTTAGATGATCATGGCTACTTAGAAGTTGAAACACCAATGATGCATGCGATTGCTGGTGGTGCTTCGGCCCGTCCATTTATTACACATCATAATGCACTAGATATGCCATTATTTATGCGGATTGCGATCGAACTTCATTTAAAACGCCTGATTGTGGGTGGTCTTGAAAAAGTATATGAAATTGGTCGTGTATTTAGAAATGAGGGTGTTTCAACTCGTCACAATCCAGAATTTACGATGATTGAGCTTTACGAAGCCTATGCAGACTATCGGGATATTATGAGCCTTACTGAAAACCTCATCGCTCATATTGCCCAAGAAGTACTAGGAACAACGACAGTTCAGTATGGGGAATATGAAGTAGACCTTAAGCCAGAGTGGAAAAGACTTCATATGGTAGATGCCATTAAAGAATTCACTGGTGCAGATTTCTGGCAGGAGATGAGTGTCGAAGAGGCTCGAGAACTTGCAAAAGAACATGGTGTTGAGATTAATAACAATATGCTTTATGGTCATATCGTTAACGAATTCTTTGAGCAAAAAATTGAAGATAAATTAATCCAACCTACATTTATTTATGGTCATCCTGTGGAGATTTCACCACTTGCTAAGAAAAATGACGAGGACCCAAGATTCACAGATCGCTTTGAATTGTTCATCGTTGCTCGTGAGCATGCTAATGCTTTTACTGAACTTAATGACCCTATCGATCAAAGAGAGCGCTTTGAGGCACAACTTAAAGAACGTGAGCAGGGAAATGATGAAGCGCATCTAATGGACGAAGATTTTGTCGAAGCATTAGAATACGGTATGCCTCCAACTGGTGGTCTTGGGATTGGGATCGATCGAGTTGTTATGCTATTAACAAATTCTCCATCGATTAGGGACGTGCTCTTATTCCCGTTAATGCGTCACCGTTAA
- the dusB gene encoding tRNA dihydrouridine synthase DusB, which produces MLKIGNIEMKNPIVLAPMAGVCNSAFRLTVKEFGAGLVCAEMVSDKGIVYKNEKTLDMLYIDEQEKPLSLQIFGGERETLVEAARFVDENTNADIIDINMGCPVPKITKVDAGAKWLLDPDKIYEMVAAVVDAVKKPVTVKMRMGWDLNHIYAVQNAQAVERAGGQAVALHGRTRVQMYEGKSDWDIIRQVKQAVNIPIIGNGDVQTPQDAKKMLTETGCDGVMIGRAALGNPWMIYRTVKYLETGELISEPSAREKIDVCILHLDRLIDLKNENIGVREMRKHAAWYLKGIRGNAVVRNAINECVTRAELVALLYGLVTDLEDKEQLAIHVG; this is translated from the coding sequence ATGTTGAAAATCGGAAATATTGAGATGAAAAACCCGATTGTTCTTGCACCGATGGCAGGAGTCTGCAACTCTGCATTTCGCCTGACGGTAAAGGAATTCGGAGCAGGTTTAGTTTGCGCGGAGATGGTCAGTGATAAAGGAATCGTCTATAAAAATGAAAAAACGTTGGATATGCTTTATATTGATGAACAGGAAAAACCACTAAGTCTGCAGATTTTTGGCGGAGAGAGGGAAACTCTTGTAGAAGCAGCTCGTTTTGTTGATGAGAATACAAATGCCGATATTATTGATATTAATATGGGTTGCCCAGTGCCGAAGATTACCAAAGTGGACGCCGGTGCAAAGTGGCTGCTTGACCCAGATAAAATTTATGAAATGGTTGCAGCCGTTGTTGACGCAGTCAAAAAACCAGTAACCGTTAAAATGAGAATGGGCTGGGATCTAAACCATATTTATGCGGTTCAGAACGCCCAAGCGGTAGAACGAGCTGGTGGGCAAGCGGTTGCCCTTCATGGTCGTACGCGAGTCCAGATGTATGAAGGGAAATCTGACTGGGATATTATCCGTCAGGTTAAACAAGCCGTAAACATCCCAATTATCGGTAATGGGGATGTACAAACTCCTCAGGATGCTAAAAAAATGCTTACTGAAACCGGCTGTGACGGAGTTATGATTGGTCGAGCGGCTTTAGGGAATCCGTGGATGATCTATCGTACTGTAAAATACCTTGAAACTGGTGAGCTAATCAGTGAGCCAAGCGCTCGCGAAAAAATAGACGTTTGCATTCTTCATTTAGATCGATTGATTGATTTGAAAAACGAAAACATCGGTGTTCGTGAAATGAGAAAGCATGCTGCCTGGTATTTAAAAGGGATAAGAGGAAATGCCGTTGTTCGAAATGCGATTAACGAATGTGTTACAAGAGCGGAGTTAGTTGCGTTATTATATGGCCTTGTTACAGATTTAGAAGACAAAGAACAACTTGCAATACATGTTGGGTAG
- the folP gene encoding dihydropteroate synthase — translation MRKERKTTIQCGSFSLDYEKKTLIMGILNVTPDSFSDGGNYTHIEKAVHHALEMVEQGADIIDVGGESTRPGYVQISVEEEINRVVPVIQALSKSVHVPISIDTYKAEVAKQAILAGAHIINDIWGAKADPNMAAVAAELQVPIVLMHNRNDRNYSDLFIRDVFNDLFESIALVKQAGVKDDMIILDPGIGFARDLEENLETMRNLDKIVSLGYPVLLGTSRKSLIGNVMNLPTSERMEGTGATVCYGIQKGCQIVRVHDVKEMARMAKMMDALLAKGEYGG, via the coding sequence ATGCGAAAAGAAAGAAAAACAACCATTCAATGTGGTTCATTTTCACTTGATTATGAAAAAAAGACCTTAATAATGGGAATATTGAATGTTACTCCAGATTCTTTTTCCGATGGAGGAAATTATACTCATATAGAAAAAGCAGTGCATCATGCGCTTGAAATGGTCGAACAGGGCGCCGATATTATTGATGTAGGTGGGGAATCTACAAGACCTGGTTATGTTCAAATCTCCGTTGAGGAAGAAATCAACCGAGTGGTTCCGGTAATTCAGGCTCTGTCGAAGAGTGTTCATGTTCCAATTTCCATAGATACTTATAAGGCGGAAGTCGCAAAACAAGCAATTCTTGCTGGAGCTCATATAATTAATGATATCTGGGGAGCTAAAGCAGACCCAAACATGGCAGCGGTGGCCGCAGAGTTACAGGTGCCAATCGTACTGATGCACAATCGAAACGATCGAAATTATTCGGATCTCTTTATTCGAGATGTTTTCAATGATTTATTTGAGAGTATTGCCCTTGTAAAACAAGCAGGTGTAAAAGATGACATGATTATTCTTGATCCAGGTATCGGTTTTGCAAGGGATCTAGAAGAAAACCTCGAAACGATGCGAAATTTGGACAAGATCGTTTCATTAGGGTATCCTGTTTTACTAGGAACATCACGAAAGTCATTGATTGGGAATGTCATGAATTTACCTACTTCAGAACGAATGGAGGGAACAGGAGCAACGGTTTGTTACGGGATACAAAAAGGGTGTCAAATCGTCCGAGTTCATGATGTTAAAGAAATGGCTAGAATGGCAAAAATGATGGATGCACTATTGGCAAAGGGGGAGTATGGTGGATAA
- a CDS encoding peptidyl-prolyl cis-trans isomerase has translation MKKKHYLLIIAGLVILNILTFSVILLKPHWLQSNQEKVASIGNDSISRQEWLNEMEARYGESILKDLIDQRVIEQMAKKYNISVKDKDIDRELTLLKTTTYTQGQNQNEEKLRQQIKYSLLLEEILTKDAVVSNKEMKKYYNQNKSLFVVPTSYHLSQIIVHTKKEAEQTIKELAQGSSFSVLAMERSIDEFSANQGGDIGYVNEEDERISNDIMEKIKDLKPGKWTQQYKTDEGYAVYLLHERIPEKKYSYKEVKNQIRRQLALEQMDMSVSADIFWKEAKVEWFYGNKKD, from the coding sequence GTGAAAAAAAAGCACTACTTGCTTATTATAGCAGGGCTTGTCATCCTAAATATTTTAACCTTTTCAGTTATACTTTTAAAACCCCATTGGCTCCAAAGTAACCAGGAAAAAGTTGCATCAATAGGAAATGATTCAATTTCACGTCAAGAATGGTTGAATGAAATGGAAGCTAGATATGGAGAAAGCATTTTAAAGGATTTAATTGATCAAAGGGTAATAGAGCAGATGGCAAAGAAGTATAATATTAGTGTCAAGGATAAGGATATTGACCGGGAATTAACCCTTTTGAAAACCACGACCTATACTCAAGGCCAAAATCAAAATGAAGAAAAACTGCGCCAGCAAATTAAGTACAGTTTGTTACTTGAAGAGATTCTAACAAAGGATGCAGTTGTATCAAATAAAGAAATGAAAAAATATTATAATCAGAATAAAAGCCTTTTTGTTGTCCCTACTTCCTATCATCTTTCCCAAATTATCGTCCATACAAAAAAGGAAGCAGAGCAAACTATTAAAGAATTAGCCCAGGGTTCTAGTTTTTCAGTTTTAGCGATGGAACGTTCAATTGATGAATTTTCTGCGAATCAGGGTGGTGACATTGGTTATGTAAATGAAGAAGACGAAAGAATCTCCAATGACATCATGGAGAAGATAAAGGATTTAAAACCAGGGAAATGGACACAACAATATAAAACAGATGAAGGTTATGCGGTTTATCTCCTTCATGAACGGATTCCTGAAAAAAAATATTCATACAAAGAGGTTAAGAACCAGATCCGTCGGCAATTAGCACTTGAACAGATGGATATGTCCGTTTCAGCGGATATTTTCTGGAAAGAGGCAAAGGTAGAATGGTTTTACGGGAATAAAAAGGATTAG
- the folK gene encoding 2-amino-4-hydroxy-6-hydroxymethyldihydropteridine diphosphokinase translates to MGRNLAYLSIGSNMGDRFYYLKNAIQLLTNEKEIELVNASSIYETDPVGYENQGPFLNMVIAINTGLSPEDLLKLCLKIEIDLGRKREIKWGPRTLDLDILLYNHENIETEDLIVPHPRMHHRAFVMVPLIEINNDINVPMIEKPMKLWVENLPDKKGVRIWKQKNGEDVFALFES, encoded by the coding sequence ATGGGGAGAAATTTGGCATATCTGTCTATCGGTTCAAATATGGGGGATCGATTTTATTATTTGAAAAATGCCATTCAATTATTAACTAATGAAAAAGAGATTGAGTTGGTAAATGCTTCTTCAATTTATGAGACAGATCCTGTTGGATATGAAAATCAAGGCCCCTTTTTAAATATGGTCATTGCTATAAATACTGGACTTTCACCTGAAGACCTGCTAAAGTTGTGTTTAAAAATTGAAATTGATCTTGGTAGAAAAAGGGAAATTAAGTGGGGCCCAAGGACATTGGACCTTGACATTCTACTATATAATCATGAAAATATTGAAACAGAAGATCTTATAGTTCCTCATCCTCGGATGCATCATAGAGCATTTGTTATGGTACCTCTCATAGAAATCAACAACGATATTAACGTACCGATGATTGAGAAACCTATGAAATTATGGGTGGAAAATCTGCCTGATAAAAAAGGAGTACGAATATGGAAGCAGAAAAATGGGGAAGACGTATTCGCGCTTTTCGAAAGCTAA
- the cysK gene encoding cysteine synthase A, whose protein sequence is MVKVANSVADLVGQTPIVKLNRVVDENSADVYLKLEYFNPGSSVKDRIALAMIEAAEEDGSLKPGSTIIEPTSGNTGIGLAMIAAAKGYKAILVMPETMSLERRNLLRAYGADLVLTPGPEGMGGAIRKAEELAKENGYFVPQQFNNFANPEVHKRTTGKEIAEQLGDQLDAFIAGIGTGGTITGVGQVLREKYANIKVYAVEPSDSPVLSGGKPGPHKIQGIGAGFVPKVLDTDVYDEIIQVTGDQAYEAARNAAKKEGILAGVSGGAAIYAALKVAKELGKGKKVVAIIPDNGERYFSTPLYQFED, encoded by the coding sequence ATGGTAAAAGTAGCAAATTCAGTTGCAGATTTAGTAGGACAAACACCAATAGTGAAATTAAATCGTGTTGTTGATGAAAACAGTGCCGATGTGTATTTAAAATTAGAGTACTTTAACCCTGGGAGTAGCGTAAAAGACCGTATTGCACTTGCAATGATCGAAGCGGCAGAAGAAGACGGAAGTTTAAAACCAGGCTCTACAATTATCGAACCAACAAGCGGAAATACTGGTATTGGCTTGGCTATGATTGCAGCAGCAAAAGGTTATAAAGCTATTTTAGTAATGCCGGAAACAATGAGTTTAGAGCGCCGCAATCTCCTTCGTGCATATGGTGCTGATTTAGTGCTGACACCTGGACCAGAAGGTATGGGCGGAGCTATTCGTAAAGCGGAAGAGCTAGCTAAAGAAAATGGTTATTTCGTACCACAACAATTCAACAATTTTGCCAACCCGGAAGTACACAAAAGAACAACTGGAAAAGAAATCGCTGAACAATTAGGCGACCAATTAGATGCGTTTATCGCAGGGATTGGTACAGGTGGTACAATTACAGGCGTAGGACAAGTGCTTCGCGAAAAATATGCGAATATTAAAGTATATGCAGTTGAACCTTCTGATTCACCTGTATTATCTGGAGGAAAACCAGGACCTCATAAAATCCAAGGAATTGGAGCAGGTTTTGTACCAAAGGTATTAGATACAGATGTATACGATGAAATCATTCAAGTAACAGGTGATCAAGCCTATGAAGCTGCACGCAATGCTGCTAAAAAAGAAGGAATCCTAGCCGGTGTTTCTGGTGGGGCAGCCATTTATGCGGCGTTAAAGGTAGCAAAAGAGCTTGGTAAAGGGAAGAAAGTTGTTGCGATCATTCCAGATAATGGTGAGCGCTACTTCAGTACTCCGCTTTATCAATTTGAAGATTAA
- a CDS encoding protein arginine kinase — MREVNSLPLERFINQAVSSWMSAEGPDSDIVMSSRIRLARNFKEYTFPTLFNNDEAKKVISSVEDMIKQNHLKELGDYELLKMDELQPLQKRVLVEKHLISPHLAEDATHGACLFSENEEVSIMINEEDHIRIQCIFPGFQLSEALSMAGEIDDWVEENVTYAFDEQYGYLTSCPTNVGTGLRASVMMHLPGLILTQQINRIIPAINQLGLVVRGIYGEGSEALGNIFQISNQITLGKSEVDIVEDLKSVVHQLISQERSARQALAKTLNIELEDRVFRSLGVLEYSRILETKEAARCLSDVRLGIDMGFIKNISKTILNELMILTQPGFLQQYAGGPLRPNERDIRRAALIRERLKLDTMNS; from the coding sequence ATGAGGGAGGTGAATAGCTTGCCATTAGAAAGATTTATTAATCAGGCTGTAAGCTCATGGATGAGTGCTGAGGGTCCAGATTCGGATATTGTAATGAGTTCCCGAATTCGTCTGGCCCGAAATTTTAAAGAATACACTTTTCCAACCTTATTTAACAATGATGAAGCAAAGAAAGTAATCTCCTCTGTGGAAGACATGATAAAGCAAAATCATTTAAAAGAGCTAGGTGATTACGAATTATTAAAAATGGATGAGCTTCAACCGTTGCAAAAACGTGTTCTAGTAGAAAAGCATTTAATTAGTCCACATTTAGCGGAAGATGCCACACACGGCGCTTGCTTATTTTCTGAAAATGAAGAAGTAAGCATTATGATTAATGAGGAAGATCATATTAGGATTCAGTGCATATTTCCGGGGTTTCAATTATCTGAAGCACTTTCGATGGCAGGGGAGATAGATGACTGGGTCGAAGAAAATGTGACTTATGCATTTGATGAACAATACGGCTATTTAACTAGTTGCCCAACAAATGTTGGAACAGGATTAAGAGCTTCTGTGATGATGCATTTGCCAGGCTTAATTTTAACACAGCAGATAAATAGAATTATCCCCGCTATTAATCAATTAGGATTGGTGGTTAGAGGAATTTATGGTGAAGGTAGCGAAGCATTAGGTAATATCTTTCAAATATCAAATCAAATTACACTTGGTAAGTCAGAAGTTGATATTGTTGAAGATTTAAAAAGTGTGGTTCATCAGTTGATTTCCCAGGAAAGATCTGCTCGCCAAGCATTAGCAAAAACTTTAAACATAGAATTAGAAGACAGGGTATTTAGATCCCTAGGAGTGCTTGAATATAGTCGGATTTTAGAGACAAAAGAGGCGGCGCGCTGTCTGTCCGATGTTCGTCTTGGAATAGATATGGGGTTTATTAAAAATATATCAAAAACTATTTTGAATGAATTAATGATATTAACCCAACCTGGTTTTTTACAGCAGTATGCCGGAGGACCACTTAGACCAAATGAAAGAGATATCCGGCGGGCTGCTTTAATAAGAGAAAGATTAAAATTAGATACAATGAACAGTTAG
- a CDS encoding UvrB/UvrC motif-containing protein — translation MICQECNQRPATLHFTKIINGEKNEFHLCEVCAQEKSEMFLLNGAHGFSINNLLAGLLNIEPKYTPSPQDAFKTQEILQCKNCSMTFQQFVKVGRFGCANCYETFKDHLIPLLKRVHSGNTDHRGKIPKRIGGGIQLRKNIDDLKQTLKDLISNEEFEKAAEVRDKIRSLESKMCESHEGGE, via the coding sequence ATGATTTGCCAAGAATGTAATCAAAGGCCAGCAACACTCCACTTTACAAAAATCATTAATGGTGAAAAGAATGAATTCCATCTATGCGAGGTTTGTGCTCAAGAAAAAAGCGAAATGTTTTTATTGAATGGAGCACATGGATTTTCTATCAATAATTTACTTGCAGGATTATTAAATATAGAACCAAAGTATACACCATCTCCACAGGATGCTTTTAAAACACAAGAAATATTACAGTGTAAAAATTGTTCGATGACTTTTCAACAATTTGTAAAAGTAGGACGATTTGGTTGTGCAAACTGCTATGAAACATTTAAAGATCACCTAATACCTTTATTAAAGAGGGTTCATAGTGGAAATACTGACCATCGGGGTAAGATCCCCAAAAGAATTGGTGGAGGGATCCAACTTCGAAAAAACATCGATGATTTAAAACAGACCTTAAAGGATTTAATCTCCAATGAGGAGTTTGAAAAGGCAGCTGAAGTGAGAGACAAAATAAGGTCATTAGAAAGCAAAATGTGTGAAAGTCATGAGGGAGGTGAATAG
- the hslO gene encoding Hsp33 family molecular chaperone HslO: MSDYLVKGLAFDGQVRAYAARTTQTVEEAQRRHHTWPIASAALGRTMTAGVIMGAMLKGDQKLTIKIEGGGPIGPILVDSNAKGEVRGYVTNPHIHFEQNAQGKLNVGKAVGNTGTLTVVKDIGLRDFFSGQVPIVSGELGEDFSYYFATSEQVPSSVGVGVLVNPDNSILAAGGFIIQLMPDTQEETIEKIEQKLKEIPAVSSLIQRGLNPEELLEEILGKGNVHFLETVPVSFSCNCSKGRFASAIIGLGKAEIKDMIEEDGQAEVHCHFCNEKYLFSKQELEELGKEAK; this comes from the coding sequence ATGAGTGATTATTTAGTAAAGGGCTTAGCATTTGATGGCCAGGTTAGGGCATATGCCGCAAGAACAACGCAAACAGTTGAAGAAGCACAAAGGCGCCACCATACATGGCCTATTGCTTCAGCAGCCTTAGGACGGACCATGACAGCAGGTGTTATTATGGGCGCTATGTTAAAGGGAGATCAAAAGCTAACAATTAAGATTGAAGGTGGAGGTCCTATTGGGCCAATATTAGTAGATAGTAATGCAAAAGGTGAGGTTAGAGGATATGTTACCAATCCACATATCCACTTTGAACAAAATGCCCAAGGAAAGCTTAATGTTGGTAAAGCTGTTGGGAACACTGGAACGTTAACTGTTGTTAAGGATATCGGTCTGAGAGACTTTTTTAGCGGTCAAGTCCCGATTGTGTCAGGAGAATTGGGAGAAGACTTTTCCTATTATTTTGCCACATCAGAACAAGTTCCATCGTCAGTTGGTGTGGGTGTTCTAGTTAATCCGGATAATTCAATTTTGGCTGCAGGTGGATTTATTATTCAACTGATGCCTGATACACAAGAAGAAACGATTGAAAAGATAGAACAGAAGCTTAAAGAAATTCCTGCCGTATCAAGTTTGATTCAGAGGGGACTAAATCCGGAGGAGCTGTTAGAAGAAATTCTAGGTAAAGGAAATGTTCATTTTCTTGAAACCGTGCCTGTTTCTTTTTCATGTAATTGTTCGAAGGGCCGCTTTGCCAGCGCGATTATTGGTTTAGGAAAAGCGGAGATAAAGGATATGATTGAGGAAGATGGACAAGCAGAGGTCCATTGTCATTTCTGCAATGAAAAATATCTTTTTTCAAAGCAAGAGTTAGAGGAATTAGGTAAAGAGGCTAAATAA